GTCATTGACTCGCACCGGGCTTATCTCACGCGTATGGCCTTGAATGCCGCTCTCCGCTACCAGCAGCGCTCCCAGCGTCAGGTGGCGTGGGACGATGCGCCGCTGACGCAGCCGCCCCTGGCCGCCGATGCCTTGGATGAGTTGCACGCGACCGATGCGGCGGAAGCAGTAGTGGCGGCGCTCGACCGCTTGCCACCGCAGTGTCGCCTGATATTTGAGTTGAGTCGCTATGAGGAAATGAGCTACCAGCAGATAGCCGACAGCTTGGAAATCTCGCCGAAAACTGTCGAAAACCAAATGGGAAAGGCTTTGCGCATCTTGCGCCGCGAATTGGCGGGTATTCTCAAAAATCTGTACGGACTACTATTCTGGCTAGCGGCTTGGCGACTGCTACCCGCCACTGCTGGGACACTCTTAACACCGGGTTGCACCGTCCCTAGTAATTATTTTTGGAACTTGCGTGGGGGTAGTGAGCCAGCTGGGTATCCTTTATCTAACCTGCTGCCACTTCGCGCCGGCCGTTTTACTGATGCTTCACAATTCTGACCCTTCCGACGCTCCTTGGAACCTGCTGGCCCGGCACTTGGCCGCCGAAGCAACGCCGGCTGAACGTTTGGCGTTACGCGAGTGGGTGCAGGCCGACCCGACACACCTGCAAATCCTGACCACGGTTACGCGGGCCTGGGAACGGGCCGGCGAAGCCGCAACCGCACCGGTGCTATTCTCGCCGGCGGATGTGGAAGCCGCCTGGCTACGCTTACGTCCACTCGTAGATGCCCATCCATTAGCCGCTGCGCGGGTTTCGGAGCAGGCGCCAGTACCGGTAGTACGCCTGCCCTGGGCCACCCGACACCGGGCTTCGCGCTGGCAGCTAGCGGCTGGGCTGGTGCTGCTGTTGGGCGTAGGCTACGCAGCAGCTCGGACTTGGCTCTTCAGGCTCCCGCAAACGGTGGTGACCTACACCAATACGGACCAGCGGCAACAGGTGCGCTTGCCTGATGGCAGCACGGTCTGGCTGAACGCCCGCTCGCGGTTGCAGTACATGGGAAGAGAGGGCGCCTCAGCACAGGGCGTACGGGCGGTGCAACTCACGGGAGAGGCCTACTTTAACGTGGTACCTGACCCGATCCGGCCCTTTGTGGTGAATACTACCGCGGCCCGTGTACGGGTAATCGGCACGGCCTTCAACGTGCGCGCCTACGCTGCGGAAGATTCGGTAGAAGTGAGTGTGACCCATGGCCAGGTATGGCTGACGCACCTGATCGTGCCCGATAGCGTGTTGCTCACGGCAGGCACCCGTGCCGCCCTGCGCGCGGCCGACGCCCCCGGCCGGGTATCCGCGCGGCTGCGCAGCAGTCCGGCGGCTGATCCTAATTTCCGAGCTTGGCAAAGCGATACCTTGCGCTTTGCGGATGCGTCAGTGACCCAGGTAACACGTACGCTACACGCGATGTTCGGAACGGATGTACTGCTAGGCAGCCCCGATCTAGGACAGTGCCGCTTCACGGGGACCTTCGTCCGCCCGCAACCGAGCCAGGTATTAGCAGTGCTCGCTGCCGCTACGGCAAGCCGCCTTTCTTCCAATGGGCACGGCGGTTATCAGTTGCAGGGTCCGGGGTGCACGTTGCCTACTCCCGCGTCCCATGCCTCACAGGCCTCAGATGCGGAGTCAACCCCGCGTGCTCCCCGGCCGTGAGAAGGCACAGCGGTCGTGCGGTGGCTTGGTGGATGGACCTACTAAGGCTGGTCTTGTTGCTACTACCCCTGAAAATAGCGTGGGGACAGACCAGAGACCAAGTGCTGAATCGGCCTGTACAGCCCGCTCCAGGCCGTCGGTCCTTGGGCGCGGTACTGGCTGAACTGTCACGCCAAAGTCATCTGTCCTTGAGCTACAGCAGCTCGCTGGTGCCCCTAACGCACGCGTGCTACCTGCAGCCTGGCCCGCCGCGGCCCTTAAAAACAGTGCTACGCGAAGTGCTGGCAGCCGAGCACCTGTCGTATGGGGTGATCAACGGTCAGCTCGTTTTGTGGCCTGACCATGTAGTCGTACCGGCAAGTATGGTTGGGGCAAATAGCGCTACGGCGTTAGTTAAAGAGGCTACTAGGCCTCCTGCTTCACTTCCGCGAGCCGCCGCGCTAGGAAAGCGGGCTGGTGTAGCAGGCCAGCCACTAGGCCAGAGTACGCTGGCTCGGGAGTTGCAGGTACCCGAAGCTCCTCGTTCCGCAAAGCAAATCAGGGTAGCGATGGCTGCTCAGAATAGGGCGATGCAGCAGTCGCCGCTTGGTAGTACCGCAGCAAATCAGGAACTCTCTTCTCCGCGCAGCCAGGCAGAACGCCGGGTACCCTACAGTAGACGCGCCGCTTCTCCTGCCGCCAAGCCGCTCACGGCCCAGGTAAGTCGCGTGGGCGCCCGTACGCGGCCGCTGTTAGGTGGTCGGATGCAAGCTGGGCAGACTACGTCAGAGACGGCCCAGCCCCTAGCTCCCGCTGCCGCCCGGTTTACTGGTTTTCCTCAGCAATTGGCGCCAGCTCAGGGTCCGCTAACCAAGCTCGCATCACGATCCGTTTCACTGGCATCTAGTAGTGAGTCAATTGAAGGGATACCGCCCGACCTGAAACTGGCGAAAGTTAGTTTCTCACCCATACTGCCCGCAGCAAACCCCGCGCTAAGAACCGATTCCGCAGCCAAGAAGTCGTCTGCATTCGGGGCGTGGTTGCGGCCTCTCTACCTGCATGGAGAAGCCTGGTGGAGCGAGACGCTACCGCTTAACGCGGCCATTAAGCTCGGGTGGCCCCGTATTCATCTTGTGCTAGGCGTCGCCGCTGGCCCGTTGGACCACCGCGGTAGCTGGGCCTGGGGCGGGGGGCTCGGTACCGTAGGCCACCCCAGAGGCCGCTTTACGCCTAGTCTCGATTTGCTGTATTGGGTAGTAGCGGGCGCGGATAAAAATAAAGCCGCGCAGGGCCAGCTCACGCAGTTGCGGCCGGCGCTGGCTTGGCAGTTTAAACGCGCTGGGCGCTGGCAGCTGGTGGGCGGGCCGACCCTCAACCTGGCCATGACTCACCGTGATGGCTTTCGTACCCGCCAATTGCTAGGCCAGGACCAATGGCTCTGGCTCGCCACAGATCGGGGACGGTCTAATGTTCGTCTGTGGCCGGGCGTGCAGGTGGGGTTACGCTTTTAGGGGTTCTTGTTGCAAATGGGCGGATTTACACGCTAAGCATTTAGTTGCCTGATTTTAAAGAACTTGCAATTTGATTGAGTTTGCGGTATCACAAAGGAGTTCCTTTGTAATAGGCTGCTTACACCCCTTATACGCTTTGGAACCGACCTTTTTCGGTCTGTTTTTCGCTCACCCTTTTTGATAACCGGGCTTAGCGTGTAAATCCGCCCTTTTGGAAGAAATACCCCTTTTAAGGCCGCAAAAGCTTCCCCGTGTTAGGAAGGTAGCTGTTGGTAGCTGGTTGCTACCGCGTAGGAAGACAAGCGTCCGACCACCGGCCGGACGCTTGTCCAAGTGCCTGCGTACTTACCCTTAGTTAGCAGGGGTACTGGTGGTATCTGCGCTGATACAGCCCAGTTCCACGAGCGGACCCGCCGCGCAACTGTTCTGGGTGCCACGATGCTTTTTAGTGGTATAACCCACCAAGAGCTTATCGCCGGCTTTCGCGTTGAAGTTCGTCCAGGTGGAGCCGGTGGGTACTACGTAGGTGCTGTCGGCCAGGCGTAGCGCGAGACCGCAGCCGGTCGTTGTGCTCAGGTCCACGACGGTAGCAGCGGTATCGCAGGTACCGCCCTTTGGGCTGCAGCTTTCGCTGTCTTCCTTTTCAAAGCAGCCGGTGAGCAGCGTACTGGCGCCTAGACTAAACAGAGTCAGCATGGTGAAGGCAATACCGCGGGATGAAAAACGCTTCATAAAAAACTTAGTTAAAGAGAATGGGGAAATGAAGAAGATGATAAAGGAAGTTGAAGGGGGCGGGAAGCAGCGCAAGGAACCGGCGTCGGTGGCTGCTTCGGGAGTTGTGTCTTTCGTGTAGGATAACTGGCGCGTACTGAACTAACTCCTGGCGCAAGTCGGCGGGGCAACCTAGTAGTAAGAGACACAAGCGACTGTTAACCCCTACGCGCGCAGAAAATTATTTTTAGGGAGCTGGACTGAATGAGCGAGCAGGAATCTATCTATTGGCATCAACCAACGAATTACCCGACTGCAGTCGCTTTACTAGGAGAACTCCGGGTCCACGCTCGCAGGGCTAGCTAGTCGGCACCACGAAAAAAAACGAGGTGGGGCGTAGGGGTAAGTAGCCCCTTAGGTATCCTTCTAGTGGAAAGAATGCAAAGCTCCGTGCTACTTGCTGGCTTAACAGGCTGCACCAATGGACATGCCTGCTACTCTGTCTCTCCAATCTAGGCATTTTCCTCCTTGATATTGCTTACGGCTCATTGCCGGCCCACCATGGTGAAGTTGTTCCAAAAGCCGTTCTCCTACTTCTCGCTTGTCTTACTACTGCTTCTGCTGATCGGGCCGACGGCGCACGCCACGCACATTGTTGGGGGCGAAATGGAGTTGCAGTATAAATCAGGCAACACCTACACGCTAACCCTGAATCTGTACTTCGATGTGATCAACGGCAACCCCGATGCAGAAGACCTAACCCTGACGGCCGGCATCTTCGACAAAGCCACTAACCGCCGCATGACCGACGTTGTGTTGCAGAAAGTGAGCCGCACGCCCGTGCAGTACACCA
This genomic interval from Hymenobacter sp. GOD-10R contains the following:
- a CDS encoding RNA polymerase sigma-70 factor, with translation MAKFDDTALDAHLRQLHQTDAKAFLEQLFKTFYAPLGSLVYRVVPDRAVVEDILQDVFLRVWQGLATQPVIDSHRAYLTRMALNAALRYQQRSQRQVAWDDAPLTQPPLAADALDELHATDAAEAVVAALDRLPPQCRLIFELSRYEEMSYQQIADSLEISPKTVENQMGKALRILRRELAGILKNLYGLLFWLAAWRLLPATAGTLLTPGCTVPSNYFWNLRGGSEPAGYPLSNLLPLRAGRFTDASQF
- a CDS encoding FecR family protein, whose protein sequence is MLHNSDPSDAPWNLLARHLAAEATPAERLALREWVQADPTHLQILTTVTRAWERAGEAATAPVLFSPADVEAAWLRLRPLVDAHPLAAARVSEQAPVPVVRLPWATRHRASRWQLAAGLVLLLGVGYAAARTWLFRLPQTVVTYTNTDQRQQVRLPDGSTVWLNARSRLQYMGREGASAQGVRAVQLTGEAYFNVVPDPIRPFVVNTTAARVRVIGTAFNVRAYAAEDSVEVSVTHGQVWLTHLIVPDSVLLTAGTRAALRAADAPGRVSARLRSSPAADPNFRAWQSDTLRFADASVTQVTRTLHAMFGTDVLLGSPDLGQCRFTGTFVRPQPSQVLAVLAAATASRLSSNGHGGYQLQGPGCTLPTPASHASQASDAESTPRAPRP